In one window of Phoenix dactylifera cultivar Barhee BC4 unplaced genomic scaffold, palm_55x_up_171113_PBpolish2nd_filt_p 001589F, whole genome shotgun sequence DNA:
- the LOC120108846 gene encoding syntaxin-52-like isoform X1, protein MLFPVTCRADEGLEKLEETVLSTKHIALTVNEELDLHTRLIDNLDHHVDLTGSRLQRVQRRLAILNKRTKGGCSCQIKFEDNVGDALPG, encoded by the exons ATGCTGTTTCCTGTGACATGCAGAGCAGATGAGGGCCTTGAGAAATTGGAAGAGACAGTGCTGAGCACAAAACATATTGCATTAACAGTTAACGAGGAACTGGATCTGCATACAAGATTGATT GATAACTTGGACCATCATGTGGACTTAACCGGTTCAAGGCTTCAG AGAGTACAAAGGAGGCTGGCGATTCTTAACAAGCGTACAAAAGGAGGTTGTTCAT GTCAAATtaagtttgaagataatgtggGAGATGCCCTTCCAGGCTAG
- the LOC120108846 gene encoding syntaxin-51-like isoform X2: MLPTAFCRSDKELHKCQDMLSNLRSKAKQMASTLNMSSFANREDLLGQSKSTDEVNRTVGLDNYGIVGLQRQIMKADEGLEKLEETVLSTKHIALTVNEELDLHTRLIDNLDHHVDLTGSRLQRVQRRLAILNKRTKGGCSCMCLLLLVVAIVILVVIVWALIKYL; the protein is encoded by the exons ATGTTACCTACTGCCTTTTGCAGATCTGATAAGGAGTTGCATAAATGCCAGGACATGCTCTCAAATTTGAGATCTAAAGCAAAACAGATGGCTTCTACATTGAATATGTCAAGCTTTGCCAACAG GGAAGACTTACTTGGACAAAGTAAATCAACCGATGAGGTAAATAGAACTGTGGGATTGGATAATTATGGTATTGTTGGTTTACAGAGGCAGATTATGAAAG CAGATGAGGGCCTTGAGAAATTGGAAGAGACAGTGCTGAGCACAAAACATATTGCATTAACAGTTAACGAGGAACTGGATCTGCATACAAGATTGATT GATAACTTGGACCATCATGTGGACTTAACCGGTTCAAGGCTTCAG AGAGTACAAAGGAGGCTGGCGATTCTTAACAAGCGTACAAAAGGAGGTTGTTCATGTATGTGCCTGCTCTTGTTGGTTGTTGCTATAGTGATTCTGGTTGTTATCGTTTGGGCTCTTATTAAGTACTTGTAG